In Yersinia enterocolitica subsp. enterocolitica, one DNA window encodes the following:
- a CDS encoding DUF3811 domain-containing protein, with translation MKKLTLKEMTESEQRDVKTQLDKARINLGRALTNSEQNKVKDEAIEKIMNAREQIAKLTRVERKTKKTAPSTTTFSWSASISTRPPR, from the coding sequence ATGAAAAAGCTGACATTAAAAGAAATGACTGAAAGTGAGCAACGTGACGTCAAAACGCAACTCGATAAAGCCAGGATAAATTTAGGAAGGGCATTAACCAACTCAGAACAAAATAAAGTAAAAGACGAAGCCATAGAAAAGATCATGAACGCCCGCGAACAAATCGCAAAATTAACCCGCGTAGAAAGAAAAACCAAAAAAACAGCACCAAGCACCACCACTTTTAGCTGGTCTGCCTCGATCAGCACACGTCCACCACGGTAA